A region of uncultured Carboxylicivirga sp. DNA encodes the following proteins:
- a CDS encoding T9SS type A sorting domain-containing protein: MKYLFLVILFLALTSNMIFAQSVTLIESMGWFESAMVKWQPVEGAESFNVYYSGEGNTEVKIDDQLIRNYGDYFRADIPGLRTGDYTIKVAPVINGVETGVTVSGTITVDAHDRAGFAFSNNRVPGAYNQDGTPKDNAVIIYITENTKNTIPMDVTGANENPCVGLQAILDGFKKGNDNRPLIVRLVGQITDPSFTYKGDIVVENSNNASSYITIEGIGDDTVVDGWGIRIKNGSNIELRNLAFMNCNSDEGDNIGLQQDNDYIWVHHCDLFYGDAGSDSDQAKGDGALDCKKSTYVTFSYNHFWDTGKSCLLGLGEDTTEGLYVTYHHNWFDHSDSRHPRVRFFSAHVYNNYFDGNAKYGVGATNGSSVFVEANYFRKCKYPMMISQQGTDIFYDPDGTFSGEDGGIIKAFNNYIEGQNRFVAMGDEAFNNSTTQFDAYVASAREEEVPAEVVTAQGGHSYNNFDTNSTLMYDYNTDTPEAAKANVIEYSGRMNGGDFVWTFNNSVDDASYAVNQALKNALTSYQTTLVTIQGDGESDDTGNGDDNGDGEVTEGDMIHNFTLSGLNSSFYTISGNLSDSKGTVDYNGLTLTQCLKMESSTTISFSSTQVGKLTLVFNTGFEGNFKINGTVYNPTNGILIVDVTAGDYLLTKGDVANLYFMSLVYDTSTEINESEDQKVRLYPNPVSDYLNIIANEKFAKIEVFNLQGVLLQAKELNENGFDMSHIASGVYLIKIYTTNGPQTYKIIKK; encoded by the coding sequence ATGAAATATTTATTCCTTGTAATCTTATTCCTTGCTCTTACCAGCAATATGATTTTTGCTCAGTCAGTAACTCTTATCGAATCAATGGGATGGTTCGAATCTGCTATGGTAAAATGGCAGCCTGTTGAGGGGGCTGAAAGTTTTAATGTTTATTATAGCGGAGAAGGTAATACAGAAGTTAAAATAGACGATCAGCTGATTCGTAATTATGGTGATTATTTCAGGGCTGATATTCCTGGGTTAAGAACAGGTGATTATACCATTAAGGTGGCACCGGTCATTAATGGAGTTGAAACGGGAGTAACAGTTTCCGGTACAATAACAGTTGATGCTCATGATCGTGCAGGCTTTGCCTTTTCCAACAATCGTGTTCCGGGTGCCTACAACCAAGATGGAACACCTAAGGATAATGCTGTGATTATTTATATTACTGAAAATACAAAAAATACCATTCCCATGGATGTGACAGGGGCTAATGAAAACCCTTGTGTTGGACTGCAGGCAATTTTGGATGGCTTTAAAAAAGGTAATGATAACCGTCCGTTGATTGTAAGGCTGGTTGGGCAAATCACTGATCCTTCTTTTACATATAAAGGAGATATTGTAGTGGAAAATAGTAATAATGCTTCAAGCTACATAACCATAGAAGGAATAGGTGATGACACTGTTGTTGATGGCTGGGGCATCAGAATAAAAAACGGATCCAACATCGAACTTCGGAATCTGGCATTTATGAATTGTAACAGCGATGAGGGTGATAATATTGGTTTACAACAAGACAATGATTATATCTGGGTTCATCACTGCGATTTATTTTATGGTGATGCAGGAAGTGATTCAGATCAGGCAAAGGGTGATGGTGCCCTTGATTGTAAAAAGTCAACCTATGTTACATTTTCATATAATCACTTCTGGGACACAGGAAAATCGTGTTTACTGGGTTTGGGCGAAGATACAACAGAAGGTCTTTATGTAACATATCATCATAACTGGTTCGATCATTCCGATTCACGACATCCTCGGGTGCGTTTTTTCTCTGCCCATGTTTACAATAATTACTTCGATGGAAATGCCAAGTATGGAGTGGGAGCAACCAATGGTTCTTCAGTTTTTGTTGAAGCAAACTATTTCAGAAAATGTAAATACCCAATGATGATATCTCAGCAGGGAACAGATATTTTTTACGATCCGGATGGTACTTTTTCAGGTGAAGATGGAGGTATTATTAAGGCTTTTAATAATTATATAGAAGGTCAGAATCGTTTTGTTGCAATGGGTGATGAAGCCTTCAATAATTCTACAACGCAATTTGATGCATATGTGGCATCAGCGAGAGAAGAAGAAGTGCCGGCTGAGGTAGTAACTGCACAAGGAGGTCACAGCTACAACAATTTTGATACAAACTCAACCCTCATGTATGATTATAACACTGATACTCCTGAAGCTGCAAAAGCTAATGTGATAGAATATAGCGGTAGAATGAATGGCGGTGATTTTGTATGGACTTTTAATAATTCGGTTGATGATGCCTCTTACGCTGTCAATCAAGCCTTGAAAAATGCATTAACATCTTACCAAACAACATTGGTGACTATTCAAGGTGATGGTGAATCGGATGATACAGGAAATGGAGATGACAATGGTGATGGTGAAGTAACGGAAGGAGATATGATTCATAACTTTACTTTGTCAGGTCTGAATAGCAGCTTTTATACAATCTCAGGTAATCTTTCCGATTCGAAAGGAACTGTTGATTATAACGGACTAACATTGACTCAATGCTTAAAAATGGAATCATCAACCACTATTTCGTTTAGTTCAACCCAGGTTGGGAAACTGACTCTTGTTTTTAATACTGGTTTTGAAGGTAATTTCAAAATCAATGGAACCGTTTATAATCCAACCAATGGTATTTTAATTGTTGATGTTACAGCGGGGGATTATCTGCTTACCAAAGGTGATGTGGCTAATCTATATTTTATGAGTCTGGTTTACGATACATCAACAGAAATCAACGAAAGTGAAGATCAAAAGGTTAGGTTATATCCAAATCCTGTTTCGGATTATCTTAACATTATTGCAAATGAAAAGTTTGCTAAGATTGAAGTTTTTAACCTACAGGGCGTTCTTTTACAAGCAAAAGAATTGAATGAAAATGGATTTGATATGAGTCATATTGCTTCAGGAGTCTATCTGATTAAAATATACACCACTAATGGTCCTCAGACATACAAAATCATTAAAAAATAA
- a CDS encoding Ig-like domain-containing protein — protein MKVHKYYLYTIILWLAFLMPARADIGLRIATETGMVGDIVSVPVYVDTSLTSLNILSYQVSIDYNANLLEALEPSYEGTVSAGWGNPVSNIANIGRVTISHAGVLPLTGTGVLAYLQFRLKAQGTVYLNFVTGNQTIFNEGGIPVYLTNGRVTISPQPYLSFSPNGGLIAIGETLQYYVSRGTAPYTWSTTDLSVASISSNGLVTGISPGKVKVIATDNTGIKDTADYWVEVVPFTLRIRDSSYYQNNYVTIPVNISRLDDFNVMGGEVRVGFNESILKAEEVIYAGSLLEIIGNKIANLSLNGAVTVSFASSMKVRGSGPLFFIRFKVDDRSSGGTWIDIQHAVFNEELKAKVYRGYFNIMGLPNLTVRPINGQLLVGETLDFNASGGIEPYQWSVSNPGIASIDEDGLLLAEKGGQVVVMVTDPRGSNGQSGIINIYDGTIQLGDVIIPADGTSVQLPVYLSSDISMLPVISLSGGITFNANNIESIDINNAGTSTQSWSYSANQVENHFQFAGAGVSGVSGDITMMGLEVFIKQGLNVGLVIPLNFSDIIVNEGYPRLLVEAGSVEIGEPTAIDDNLKDEIRVIYSPTFVKLENIPEDSRWLSLYSITGEQVFKTKIEGKTSSLLRSQFVKGIYLIEITGNNKLYLKIKL, from the coding sequence ATGAAAGTTCATAAATATTATCTATACACAATAATACTCTGGTTGGCATTTTTAATGCCAGCCAGGGCAGATATTGGTTTGCGGATTGCCACCGAAACAGGTATGGTAGGTGATATTGTGAGTGTTCCTGTGTATGTAGATACTTCATTGACCTCACTTAATATCTTGTCATACCAGGTTTCGATTGATTACAATGCCAATTTACTTGAAGCATTGGAGCCATCCTATGAAGGCACTGTATCTGCAGGTTGGGGTAATCCGGTATCCAACATAGCCAATATTGGCAGAGTAACCATTAGTCATGCCGGGGTTTTGCCCTTAACCGGAACAGGTGTATTGGCCTATTTGCAGTTCAGGCTGAAGGCACAGGGTACAGTCTATCTGAACTTTGTTACAGGTAATCAAACCATTTTTAATGAGGGGGGAATTCCGGTTTATCTCACAAATGGACGTGTAACAATCAGTCCGCAACCCTATCTTTCATTTAGTCCCAATGGTGGATTAATCGCTATTGGTGAAACGCTACAATATTACGTGTCGAGAGGAACGGCTCCCTACACATGGAGTACAACCGATTTATCGGTAGCCAGTATCAGTTCAAACGGATTAGTTACAGGCATATCTCCCGGTAAAGTAAAAGTGATTGCTACTGATAATACGGGTATTAAGGATACCGCTGATTATTGGGTAGAGGTCGTACCATTTACCCTTCGCATAAGGGATTCAAGTTATTATCAGAATAACTACGTAACTATCCCGGTTAATATCTCGCGTCTTGATGACTTTAATGTAATGGGAGGTGAAGTCAGAGTCGGCTTTAACGAAAGTATTCTTAAGGCTGAAGAGGTGATTTATGCAGGCAGTTTACTGGAGATAATCGGCAATAAAATAGCTAATCTTAGTCTAAATGGTGCAGTCACTGTTTCGTTTGCCTCATCGATGAAAGTTCGAGGAAGTGGTCCTTTGTTTTTTATTCGTTTTAAGGTGGATGATCGATCCTCTGGTGGTACCTGGATTGATATTCAACATGCCGTGTTTAACGAAGAATTAAAAGCCAAGGTATATCGTGGGTATTTTAATATTATGGGTTTACCTAATCTTACGGTTCGTCCAATAAACGGGCAGCTGTTGGTGGGTGAAACATTAGACTTTAATGCTAGTGGAGGTATTGAGCCATATCAATGGAGCGTTTCGAATCCGGGTATCGCATCAATAGATGAGGATGGATTGTTACTGGCCGAAAAAGGTGGTCAGGTTGTTGTAATGGTTACAGATCCCAGGGGATCTAATGGTCAATCGGGCATTATTAATATTTACGATGGAACCATTCAATTGGGAGATGTCATTATTCCGGCTGATGGAACATCAGTGCAGTTGCCTGTTTATCTGAGTTCTGATATCAGCATGCTTCCGGTGATCAGTTTGTCGGGAGGTATCACTTTTAATGCCAATAATATTGAAAGTATTGATATTAATAATGCTGGCACATCCACTCAATCCTGGTCTTATTCTGCAAATCAGGTCGAGAATCATTTTCAGTTTGCGGGTGCCGGAGTTAGTGGTGTGAGTGGAGATATTACTATGATGGGATTGGAGGTTTTCATTAAACAAGGTTTAAATGTTGGATTGGTAATACCATTAAATTTCTCGGATATAATCGTTAACGAAGGTTACCCAAGGTTATTGGTTGAAGCTGGTTCGGTAGAGATAGGAGAACCAACAGCTATTGATGATAATTTAAAAGATGAAATCCGGGTAATTTATTCACCAACCTTTGTTAAACTTGAGAATATTCCGGAAGATAGTCGTTGGTTATCGTTGTATAGCATAACGGGTGAGCAGGTTTTCAAAACAAAGATCGAAGGAAAGACCTCTTCTTTGTTAAGAAGTCAGTTTGTTAAAGGAATCTATTTAATTGAAATTACAGGAAATAATAAGCTCTATTTAAAAATAAAGTTATAG
- a CDS encoding right-handed parallel beta-helix repeat-containing protein: protein MKKLFTLFVFLISMSLVLSAQTNVSGYITTDSTWTVEGSPYLITSNLQITSSGVLTINEGVEVKINSNTSITVDGDLIVNGTAGKRVIFTSSAGAGLGQKGDWNTIEVRTGGSATFNATTIEYGGYSSSYNAYYGALSSNGGTITINDNCVIKDSNNAGMEIYNGGNIQVTSAQITACRWPIVYRGSANLSFDHNNVDISGNTFNGVYVDFSYLNGDMTLDTITVPYVINRDLYVQAAATLTIKAGNTLKFNNGSILVRGALIANGSVTERINFTSYQNDNLGGDTNNDGAATPPTAGNWGSIRFEDSSNDGVCSISYADFSFGGRGNRAPIWIQNASPSIENCNFENNYIGAYIEFDSSPTFRYNTIGSSSLVPFALTLDASPTFTNNSFSFSDNTYDAIGIISSTMTASASLPQRDVTGIPNVTYLLLGSVTIPESITLTINPGVVIKGYSQSHLIIVKGALIADGGDADHFITFTSVRDDNFGNPQDTNKDGTQTVPAIGNWGGIVFENTIDDENCVLNFCRLQYGSMPGRYYNTQYIGSGQITMDNASPEITNSIIKDCHYGIYAFQASHPIVENNEFVNTTYTPVAKSINAYPKFSGNSFVNPGWTAIGIIGEKLGFNATLDKDTIAGYNNISYVLLDDLTINSGTNVEVKPGVVLKFNQNRSIIVNGGFKSSGLETDSVVFTSIKDDNYGIPQDTKNDGDAEAPSAGNWTSIRYMGTSNDAFNSIDYTRLLFGGNSNYGVVTWVDAGGDIANSLISDSYYYGLRFDGSSAPDCSESVIIQNCRLDPLAMSLMSDPLMSFTSPDIASNGNGSNGILILEGNLANSASLVKRDVGGIYNIAYIVDQLTIGNNAILSISPGVVIKFRDYYSSITVNGALNANGTTDEKIVFTSIKDDSKGGDTNDDGNVSIPQRNNWSRIVFNASSLEADNLLNNCILNYGGYTYYSYGKNRSLVDIYDAFVEVDSCQIEHCHYGGIGIFGSSDAVVTNSQFNNLGEAPVIISMFANPVFENNGVSNLGIVALGVAQETYSLDDTIPQRDFAGYENITYFLYNTLTVNSGTNIVVPAGTVFKTNNTAAFSVNGALQLKGTAEKPVVFTHLRDDAYGHPMDTNDNGAENGPSIQGYPAITFNDISNDDSCSVDNSIFRYSRSGINMEQAAPDINASLFENCTWGVELRGVSTPALTNSTFNDITYAPMVISLVSFPRDTVNNTISGTTYKAIGVLANEELVQDVTLKKNNFAGVRNIPYYFSGNYSIGTSVHLSIDPGVICKFNQGARMTIKRGLIAEGGYTADSVIVFTDIKDDFFGGDSNSNGPENITSNYYNWKGLRFTDEAFDDSCRLDNCLIRYAGYYNTEAAIAVEKASPTITRSSLIYNSNGVRATGASNPVINYCDIYGNTNYGVQNVDMAFNIDARYNYWGSNTGPTHASNPGGTGDVVTNMVNYSDFTTDGFTNPLMGDVSLNGHIQAYDASLILQHAASIITLNALQQSVADVSGTAGITAYDASLVLQYVAGIITSFPAEVLKSTGSSIDNEEIFISLTDASPIDTEFTTRLMVENNGNLLSTDIKLHFNPAVLQVKQIDQGDLNIMMAYSIDNVNGFIDLAFASSEAISAQGVLADLQFELISGFEAETRIDFGELLVNEHNLISNSKGAIIQNPIATSISELVIETSGLYSVYPNPTDGFIEFDYDVANDNSKVILSVYSPDGVLISNLFSETLNNGRYHFSGDQLSDYHGVVILRLVIGDEVFTQKVVVK from the coding sequence ATGAAAAAACTTTTTACCCTTTTCGTTTTTTTAATTAGTATGAGCTTGGTTTTAAGTGCACAAACCAATGTTTCAGGCTATATTACAACCGACTCAACCTGGACGGTTGAAGGATCACCTTATTTGATAACTTCAAATCTGCAAATTACTTCTTCAGGTGTTTTAACGATCAATGAAGGAGTTGAGGTTAAGATTAATTCTAATACCAGTATTACAGTTGATGGAGATCTAATTGTTAATGGAACTGCAGGCAAGAGGGTTATTTTTACATCCTCTGCAGGTGCCGGACTTGGTCAAAAAGGAGACTGGAATACCATCGAAGTTCGAACTGGTGGATCAGCAACCTTTAATGCAACAACCATCGAATATGGAGGATATAGCTCATCGTATAATGCTTATTATGGCGCATTGAGCAGTAATGGTGGAACCATTACCATTAATGATAACTGTGTTATTAAAGACTCTAATAATGCAGGAATGGAAATTTATAATGGTGGTAATATTCAGGTTACAAGTGCTCAGATTACTGCATGCAGATGGCCGATAGTATACAGGGGATCTGCGAACCTAAGCTTTGATCATAATAACGTTGATATATCCGGAAATACATTCAATGGTGTTTATGTCGATTTTAGTTATCTAAATGGCGATATGACCCTTGATACCATCACTGTACCTTATGTAATTAACCGTGATTTGTATGTTCAGGCTGCTGCAACATTAACCATAAAAGCTGGAAATACTCTCAAATTCAACAATGGTAGTATATTGGTTAGGGGTGCGTTAATTGCCAATGGTTCAGTTACTGAAAGAATCAATTTTACATCCTATCAAAATGATAATTTGGGAGGCGATACAAATAACGATGGAGCCGCTACTCCACCGACTGCAGGCAACTGGGGATCGATACGTTTTGAAGATAGTAGCAACGATGGAGTTTGTAGTATCAGTTATGCCGACTTTTCCTTTGGAGGACGAGGAAATCGAGCTCCGATATGGATCCAGAATGCTTCGCCGAGCATCGAAAATTGTAACTTCGAGAATAACTATATTGGTGCTTATATTGAGTTTGATTCCAGTCCGACTTTCAGGTATAATACCATTGGATCATCCTCTTTGGTGCCTTTTGCTTTAACGCTGGATGCCTCTCCTACATTTACCAATAATTCATTTTCTTTTTCAGATAACACTTATGATGCCATTGGAATTATCAGTAGCACCATGACAGCCAGTGCCAGTTTGCCACAACGAGATGTTACAGGTATTCCAAACGTGACCTATTTATTGTTAGGATCGGTTACTATACCAGAAAGTATAACACTAACCATTAATCCTGGCGTAGTGATTAAAGGATACAGTCAATCGCATCTGATCATTGTAAAAGGAGCACTGATTGCTGATGGTGGCGATGCCGATCATTTCATAACATTTACCTCGGTACGCGATGATAATTTTGGTAATCCTCAGGATACTAATAAAGATGGAACACAAACAGTACCTGCAATTGGAAATTGGGGAGGTATTGTGTTTGAAAATACAATTGATGATGAGAATTGTGTACTAAACTTTTGTCGCTTGCAATATGGCTCTATGCCTGGTAGATACTACAATACTCAATATATTGGTAGTGGACAGATCACCATGGATAATGCAAGTCCTGAAATCACCAACAGCATTATTAAGGACTGTCATTATGGTATTTATGCTTTTCAGGCTTCACATCCTATTGTTGAGAATAATGAATTTGTGAACACAACCTATACTCCGGTTGCTAAATCAATCAATGCTTATCCGAAATTTAGTGGTAATAGTTTTGTGAATCCCGGTTGGACAGCCATTGGTATTATTGGCGAGAAACTTGGATTTAATGCCACGCTTGATAAGGATACAATTGCCGGATATAACAATATCTCGTATGTACTACTGGATGATCTGACAATTAATTCAGGTACAAATGTAGAAGTGAAACCAGGGGTGGTTTTGAAATTTAATCAAAACAGAAGCATCATTGTAAATGGTGGTTTTAAATCATCTGGTCTGGAAACTGATTCAGTTGTTTTTACATCCATCAAAGACGATAACTATGGTATTCCTCAGGATACCAAAAATGATGGAGATGCTGAAGCTCCGTCTGCCGGAAACTGGACCAGCATCAGATATATGGGAACTTCCAATGATGCGTTTAATTCAATTGATTATACCCGATTATTGTTTGGAGGTAACAGTAATTATGGGGTCGTTACCTGGGTTGATGCAGGTGGAGATATTGCAAATTCGTTAATCAGTGATTCCTACTATTATGGTTTAAGATTTGATGGCTCTTCTGCTCCTGATTGTTCTGAAAGTGTAATCATACAAAATTGTAGACTCGATCCGTTAGCCATGTCACTGATGTCCGATCCGTTAATGTCATTCACTTCACCCGACATTGCATCAAACGGAAACGGTAGTAATGGAATCCTTATTCTTGAAGGAAACCTTGCCAATTCAGCCAGTTTGGTCAAACGTGATGTTGGAGGAATCTATAACATTGCCTATATCGTTGATCAGTTAACCATTGGTAATAATGCAATACTTAGTATTTCTCCGGGTGTTGTAATTAAATTCAGAGATTATTATAGTAGCATAACTGTTAATGGGGCACTAAATGCTAATGGTACCACTGACGAAAAAATTGTTTTTACATCCATCAAAGATGATTCAAAAGGAGGAGATACAAACGATGATGGTAACGTTTCAATCCCACAAAGAAATAACTGGAGCCGTATTGTTTTTAATGCTTCATCACTCGAAGCCGATAACCTTTTGAATAACTGTATACTTAATTACGGAGGTTATACCTATTACAGTTATGGCAAAAACAGGAGTCTGGTTGATATATACGATGCCTTTGTTGAGGTTGATAGCTGTCAGATAGAGCACTGTCATTATGGAGGGATTGGTATTTTTGGTAGTTCAGATGCGGTTGTAACCAATTCACAATTTAACAACCTTGGTGAAGCACCAGTAATCATCAGTATGTTTGCCAATCCTGTTTTTGAAAATAACGGAGTATCAAACCTTGGCATTGTAGCTTTGGGAGTTGCTCAGGAAACCTATTCGTTAGATGATACCATTCCCCAGCGCGATTTTGCAGGCTATGAAAACATCACCTATTTTCTTTACAATACATTAACCGTCAATTCGGGAACTAATATTGTTGTGCCTGCCGGAACTGTTTTTAAAACCAATAATACCGCTGCTTTTTCGGTTAATGGGGCATTGCAACTAAAGGGTACGGCTGAGAAACCGGTTGTATTTACGCATTTGCGCGATGATGCTTATGGTCATCCGATGGACACCAATGATAATGGTGCAGAAAATGGACCTTCTATTCAAGGCTATCCGGCAATTACTTTTAACGACATTTCCAATGATGATTCCTGTTCGGTTGATAATAGTATTTTCAGGTATTCAAGAAGTGGAATTAACATGGAACAGGCCGCTCCGGATATCAATGCTTCGTTATTCGAAAACTGTACATGGGGAGTTGAACTACGGGGAGTATCAACACCTGCACTTACCAATAGCACGTTTAATGATATCACCTATGCACCAATGGTTATTTCTTTGGTTTCATTCCCAAGAGACACGGTAAATAATACCATTTCGGGCACAACTTATAAGGCAATTGGAGTTCTGGCTAATGAGGAATTGGTTCAGGATGTAACTTTGAAGAAGAATAACTTTGCCGGTGTTCGAAATATACCGTATTACTTCTCAGGTAATTACTCCATCGGAACCAGTGTGCATCTGTCTATCGATCCGGGTGTGATCTGTAAATTCAATCAGGGTGCGCGTATGACTATTAAGAGAGGATTGATTGCAGAAGGAGGATATACTGCAGACAGTGTAATTGTATTCACTGATATTAAGGATGACTTTTTTGGTGGTGACAGTAACTCCAACGGTCCTGAAAATATAACCAGTAATTATTACAATTGGAAAGGTTTACGATTTACTGATGAGGCTTTTGATGATTCATGCAGGTTGGATAATTGTTTGATACGTTATGCCGGATATTATAATACCGAAGCCGCCATAGCCGTTGAAAAAGCAAGCCCTACCATTACGCGTTCAAGCTTGATTTACAACTCAAATGGAGTACGGGCAACCGGAGCGTCCAATCCGGTAATTAATTACTGCGATATTTATGGAAATACCAATTACGGTGTGCAGAATGTAGATATGGCATTCAATATTGATGCCCGATATAATTATTGGGGAAGTAATACTGGACCTACTCATGCATCCAACCCCGGTGGTACGGGTGATGTGGTGACTAATATGGTTAATTATTCCGATTTCACAACAGATGGATTTACCAATCCGCTAATGGGTGATGTCAGTCTCAATGGCCATATTCAGGCGTATGATGCTTCGTTGATTCTTCAGCATGCAGCCAGCATTATCACTTTAAATGCTTTGCAACAATCAGTAGCAGATGTATCCGGTACAGCTGGTATTACAGCATATGATGCTTCACTGGTATTGCAATACGTAGCAGGTATCATAACCAGTTTCCCTGCAGAAGTTCTAAAGAGCACAGGTTCATCTATAGACAATGAGGAAATCTTCATCAGTCTGACTGATGCATCTCCAATAGATACAGAATTTACAACAAGGTTAATGGTTGAGAATAATGGTAACCTGTTAAGTACCGACATAAAACTTCATTTCAATCCTGCTGTACTTCAGGTTAAACAAATTGATCAAGGCGATTTGAATATTATGATGGCATACAGTATCGATAATGTTAACGGTTTTATTGATCTGGCATTTGCTTCATCTGAAGCTATTTCGGCGCAAGGAGTGTTAGCTGATTTGCAGTTTGAATTAATTTCTGGTTTTGAGGCTGAAACAAGAATAGATTTTGGTGAATTGTTAGTGAACGAACATAATTTGATTAGTAACAGTAAAGGAGCCATTATTCAAAATCCAATTGCAACTTCCATATCAGAACTGGTTATAGAAACTTCAGGTTTGTACAGTGTTTATCCTAATCCAACAGATGGTTTCATCGAGTTTGATTATGATGTGGCTAATGATAATAGCAAAGTTATTCTGTCAGTTTACAGTCCGGATGGTGTTTTGATCAGCAACCTGTTTAGCGAAACTTTAAATAATGGACGATATCATTTTAGTGGAGATCAATTAAGCGATTATCATGGTGTAGTAATTCTGCGGTTGGTAATTGGTGACGAAGTCTTTACTCAAAAAGTGGTTGTAAAATGA
- a CDS encoding sugar phosphate isomerase/epimerase, whose protein sequence is MKSPAIKVSVLLFMVSLLMNACCQESKPKKDIGLQLWSVRDDMGKDAAATIQKLGEIGYTFIEAAGYGDGKFYGMSPEDFKALLDKNGLKFTASHAGHPLPDSTNWEAAMAWWDQCIDAHKAAGAEYIIQASMDGKGYGSVEDLKRYCDYFNAVGEKCKAKGLLFGYHNHDKEFEEVDGQIRYDFMLQNTDPEKVFFELDLYWIKVGGKSAVDYFNNYPGRFLFWHVKDEKELGASGKMDFESVFAEAEKAGMKKIVVEVEAYNFEPLESVKLSYDYLNQAEFVK, encoded by the coding sequence ATGAAATCCCCGGCAATCAAAGTAAGTGTTTTACTTTTCATGGTTTCATTACTAATGAATGCTTGTTGTCAGGAGTCAAAACCAAAGAAAGATATCGGTTTGCAGCTATGGTCTGTTAGAGATGACATGGGTAAAGATGCAGCCGCGACTATTCAAAAACTAGGCGAGATAGGATATACCTTTATCGAAGCAGCCGGTTATGGCGATGGAAAATTCTATGGTATGAGTCCTGAAGATTTCAAAGCCTTGCTGGATAAAAACGGTTTAAAGTTTACGGCATCTCATGCCGGTCATCCGTTACCCGATTCAACTAACTGGGAGGCAGCTATGGCTTGGTGGGATCAGTGTATTGATGCTCATAAAGCTGCCGGCGCCGAATATATTATCCAGGCATCGATGGATGGCAAAGGATACGGTTCGGTGGAAGACCTGAAGCGTTACTGCGATTATTTTAATGCAGTGGGTGAAAAATGTAAAGCCAAAGGTTTACTTTTTGGTTACCATAATCACGACAAAGAGTTTGAAGAAGTAGATGGTCAGATACGTTACGATTTCATGCTACAAAATACCGATCCAGAGAAAGTATTCTTCGAATTGGATTTGTATTGGATAAAAGTGGGAGGAAAGAGTGCAGTTGATTACTTTAATAACTACCCGGGTCGTTTCCTGTTTTGGCATGTGAAAGATGAGAAGGAGCTGGGAGCAAGTGGAAAAATGGATTTCGAATCTGTTTTTGCGGAAGCTGAAAAAGCAGGTATGAAAAAGATTGTGGTGGAAGTAGAAGCCTACAATTTTGAACCATTGGAAAGTGTTAAGTTGAGCTATGATTATCTAAATCAAGCTGAATTTGTAAAATAA